One segment of Streptomyces sp. NA02950 DNA contains the following:
- a CDS encoding zinc-binding dehydrogenase, with translation MFAAYAARIDRDQPLSGLELGERPEPEVRPGWSTVRVKAASLNHHDLWSLRGVGLGEESLPMILGCDAAGIDEDGNEVVLHSVIGQSGHGVGPHEPRSILTERYQGTFAEKVTVPSWNLLPKPKELSFEEAACLPTAWLTAYRMLFTNAGVRPGDSVLVQGAGGGVATAAIVLGAAAGLRIVATSRDEAKRKRAVELGAEAAFEPGERLPHRVDAVMETVGAATWSHSVKSLKPGGTLVISGATSGPNPKAAELNRIFFLELKVVGSTMGSKDELEDLLSFCAAHGVRPVIDSVLPLDRAREGFEKMAGGDLFGKVVLTV, from the coding sequence ATGTTCGCTGCCTACGCCGCACGTATCGACCGTGACCAGCCGCTGAGCGGTCTTGAACTGGGCGAGCGCCCCGAGCCGGAGGTACGGCCGGGCTGGAGCACCGTCCGGGTCAAGGCGGCCTCGCTCAACCACCACGACCTGTGGTCGCTGCGCGGCGTCGGGCTCGGCGAGGAGTCGCTGCCGATGATCCTCGGCTGTGACGCGGCCGGGATCGACGAGGACGGCAACGAGGTCGTCCTCCACTCGGTCATCGGCCAGAGCGGCCACGGTGTCGGCCCGCACGAACCCCGCTCCATCCTCACCGAGCGCTACCAGGGCACCTTCGCGGAGAAGGTCACCGTGCCCAGCTGGAATCTGCTGCCCAAGCCGAAGGAGCTGTCCTTCGAGGAGGCGGCCTGTCTGCCGACGGCCTGGCTGACCGCGTACCGCATGCTCTTCACCAACGCGGGGGTGCGCCCCGGCGACAGTGTGCTGGTGCAGGGCGCGGGCGGCGGGGTGGCCACCGCCGCGATCGTGCTGGGCGCCGCGGCCGGTCTGCGGATCGTGGCGACCAGCCGGGACGAGGCCAAGCGCAAGCGTGCCGTCGAGCTGGGCGCCGAGGCGGCGTTCGAGCCGGGGGAGCGGCTGCCGCACCGGGTGGACGCGGTGATGGAGACGGTCGGCGCCGCGACCTGGTCGCATTCGGTCAAGTCGCTCAAGCCCGGCGGCACCCTGGTCATCTCGGGCGCCACCAGCGGCCCCAACCCCAAGGCCGCCGAGCTCAACCGGATCTTCTTCCTGGAGCTGAAGGTCGTCGGCTCCACGATGGGCAGCAAGGACGAGCTGGAGGATCTGCTCAGCTTCTGCGCGGCGCACGGGGTGCGACCGGTGATCGACTCGGTGCTGCCGCTGGACCGGGCCCGCGAGGGGTTCGAGAAGATGGCGGGCGGCGATCTGTTCGGCAAGGTCGTGCTGACGGTCTGA